The DNA region TCGACGTGCCCGCGTACAAGGCCAAGCTCGACGGCTCCGTCTTCCGCTCCGCGCTCATCATGCGCCCGGTCTTCGAGGCCGCCTCCACCGCCTCGCGCCGGATCGTCTTCGCCGAGGGAGAGGACGAGCGCGTGCTCCGCTGCGCACAGGCGACGCTCGAGGATCTCACCGAGACGCCGATCCTCATCGGCCGGCCCGATGTCATCGCCGCGCGCTGCGAGCGCGCGGGCCTCAAGATCAGGCCCGGCGATTTCGAGGTGGTGAACCCCAACGACGACCCGCGTTACCGCGACTACTGGGGCACTTATCACAGCCTCATGGCACGGCGCGGCGTGACGCCGGACATCGCCCGCGCGGTCATGCGCACCAACACCACCGCCATCGCGGCGGTCATGGTGGCGCGGGAGGAAGCAGACAGCCTGATTTGCGGGACGTTCGGACAATACCAGTGGCATCTGCGCTACGTGAGCGAGGTCCTGAGCGGCGGATCGGGTGCGCTGCACCCGGTGGGGGCGCTCTCCATGATGATCCTCGAGGACGGGCCGCTCTTTCTGGCCGACACCCATGTCCATGACCAGCCCACGCCCGCCCAGCTCCTCGAGACGACGATCGCCGCCGCGCGCCACGTGCGCCGATTTGGCGTGGAGCCCAAGATCGCGCTGCTGTCGCGCTCCCAGTTCGGCGATACCGATTGCGGCACCGGCCGCGCCATGCGCGAGGCCATGGCGCTCCTCGACGCCGCGCCGCGCGATTTCGTCTACGAGGGTGAGATGCATGCCGCCACCGCGCTGAGCCCGGAGAACAGGGAGCGCATCTTCCCGGGATCGCGCCTCGAGGGGCAGGCCAACGTGCTCATTTTCGGCATCTCGGACGCGGCCTCTGGGGTCCGCAACATCCTGAAATACAAGGCCAACGGGCTCGAGGTGGGGCCGATCCTCATGGGCATGGGCAATCGCTGCCATATCGTGACCCCGGCGATCACCGCGCGGGGCCTGCTCAACATGACAGCCCTCGCCGGCACGCCTGTCGCGCAATATGGCTGAGAGGGCCTACAGCCGGGCGCAGTGGCGGTGCGCGGTGAACCTCTCGGCCCTTCTCGGCTGGGCCGGATGGTGCCTCGTCTCTGCCGCGGGCATCTTGATCGAGGAGCCCGGGCGCCTGATCCAGTACTTCACGCTCCTGCCATGGGTGGCGGGGATCGGCCTGCCCATCGCCTTCGCGCTCTGCTGGCTCATCGGCGCGCCGCTGCTCTGGCGCGTCATGGCCCGGCCCGTGGGCCGCGGCCGTGCGGCGCTCACGGGCGGGGCCTGCGCCGCGACCTTCGCCGCGATCTCGATCCTCCTCGGTCGCTTGAACGGGCTGCGCATCTCGCGGGACGACAGCTTTCACTCGCAGATCGGCGGTGGCGATTATGTCCGCTCGGTCGACGGCATCCTCACAGCCTATGGCTGGCTCGTCGTGGCGCAGAACTCGGCCATCTTCATCGCCATCGGCGTAGCCGTGGGCCTCACGGTGCACGCGCTGGTGGGCCAGCCCCGGGGCGGCGAAGGCGCGGCGCGCGGCTGATCCCGGGACGCCACCCGGCGCAGGAATTCACACCCGCATCACCCTGCGAGCGCAATCATTCTTGCCGCATGGCGCACCCTTCGCCTACACCCGCCGGGACGGGAGAAGAGAGCCATGGGATACACCGACATCTACGCAGGCTGGCAGGCCGATCCGGAGCGCTTCTGGATGGAGGCCGCAGAGGCCATCGACTGGGATCGGGCCCCGACGAGAGCGCTCGACGCCTCCCGCGCCCCGCTCTACGAATGGTTTCCCGATGCGCGGGTCAACACCTGCTGGAACGCCGTGGACCGCCACGTGGCGGCGGGCCGTGGCGGGCACATCGCCATCATCCACGACAGCCCCATCACCGGCACCTCCGCCCGCATCACCTATGCCGAGCTCCGGGACCGCGTCGCAGCCCTGGCCGGCGCCCTCACGGCGCGCGGCATCAACGTTGGCGACCGCGTCATCATCTACATGCCCATGGTGCCCGAAGCGCTCGTCGCGATGCTCGCCTGCGCCCGCATCGGGGCGATCCATTCCGTCGTCTTCGGCGGATTTGCCTCCAATGAGCTCGCCGTCCGCATCGACGACGCCACGCCAAAGGCGATCATCGCCGCCTCTTGCGGCTGCGAGCCCGGGCGCATCGTCACCTATAAGCCCCTGCTCGACGAGGCGATCGACATGGCGGGGCACAAGCCCGACTTTCAGATGATCCTGCAGCGCAAGGAAGGGCCCTGCGATCTGGGCCCCACGGACGTGGATTGGCACGCCGCGCAGGAGGGCGTGGCCCCAGCGGCCTGCGTGCCGGTGCCCGGCACCCATCCCGCCTATATCCTCTACACCTCCGGCACCACGGGCCAGCCCAAGGGCGTCGTCCGGCCCACGGCCGGGCATCTCGTGGCGCTGAACTGGACGATGAAGAACGTCTACGACATCAATCCGCCCACCGCGGAGGGCACGGAGGTCTTCTGGGCCGCCTCGGACGTGGGCTGGGTCGTGGGCCACAGCTACATCTGCTACGCGCCGCTCATCCACGGCAATACGACCATCGTCTTCGAGGGCAAGCCAGTGGGCACACCCGACGCCGGCACCTTCTGGCGCGTCATCGAGGATCACAAGGTGAAGGCGCTCTTCACCGCGCCCACCGCCTTCCGCGCCATCAAACGGGACGATCCCAAGGGCACGTTGATCGGGGACTATGATCTGTCGTCCCTCGAATGCCTCTACCTCGCCGGGGAGCGGGCCGACCCAGACACGATCATCTGGGCGCAGGAAAAGCTCGGCGTGCCCGTCATCGACCACTGGTGGCAGACGGAGACGGGCTATGCCATCGCCGCCAATCCCATGGGGATCGAGAAGCTGCCGGTGAAGCTCGGCTCCCCCTCGGTGCCCATGCCGGGCTACGACGTGCAGATCCTCTCCGACGAGGGTCACCCGCTCGCCCCGGACGAGCTCGGCGCCATCGCCGTGAAGCTTCCCCTGCCCCCGGGCACTCTGCCCACCCTCTGGAACGCCGAGGAGCGCTTCACCAAAAGCTACCTCGACGCCTTCCCGGGCTACTATGAGACGGGCGACGCGGGCATGATCGACGAGGACGGCTACCTCTACATCATGGCGCGCACCGATGACGTCATCAACGTGGCGGGTCACCGGCTCTCCACCGGGGCGATGGAGGAGGTGCTGGCCGGGCATCCCGACGTGGCCGAATGCGCCGTCATCGGCGTCACCGACGCGCTCAAGGGCCAGCTTCCGCTCGGCTTCCTGTGCCTCAACTCGGGCACTGAGAGGCCCGAGCCCGAGATCGTGGCCGAGGTCATCGCCAAGGTGCGCGACGAGATCGGGCCCGTGGCGACCTTCAAGCTCGCCGCGGTCGTGCCGCGCCTGCCAAAGACCCGCTCGGGCAAGATCCTGCGCGGCACGATGGTCAAGATCGCCGACAACGAGGCCTACAAAATGCCCGCCACGATCGACGATCCGGCGATCCTCGACGAGATCCGCACGGCGCTCCAAGGCCTGGGCTACGCGGCGGCCTGAGGCCGCGCACGCGCCGTGACAAACCTGCCCTTGCGTCATCGCGGGCGGGCGTTAACCTGTTGTTACACCCCAAGGGCGAGCGCCGTGCTGCAGAGGCGCGCGCCCTCTGACCCAACGTCTGCGCAACTGTCGAGACGCCTTTCATGAAAACACCCTATTTTCACCCCGCCGCGCGGGCCTACGCTGCCGAGGTCGAAGCCGGCACGCTCTCGCGCCGCGAATTCCTGACGCGTGCCACGGCGCTCGGGCTCTCGAGCGCGGCCGCCTACGCGCTCATCGGCGCGACGCCCGCAAATTCCGCGGGCCATGCCCGCGACGGCGGCACCCTCAGGATCGAGAGCACCGTGCGCGCCCTCAAGGACCCGCGGACCTATGACTGGCCGCAGATGTCGAACTACACGCGCGGCTGGCTGGAATATCTCGTGGAATACCAGTCAGATGGCTCCTTCGTGCCGATGCTCCTCGAAGGCTGGGAGGTCAATGACGACGCCACCGAGTACCGCCTCATGGTCCGCCCCGGCGTGACCTGGAACAACGGCGAGGCCTTCACCGCGCAGGACGTGGCCTTCAATATCGCGCGCTGGTGCGAACGTGCCGTAGAGGGCAATTCCATGGCCGCGCGCATGGCTTCCCTCATCGACCCCGAGACCGACGTGGCCCGCGAAGGCGCCATCGAGGTGGCCGATGACATGACGGTCGTCCTGCGCCCGGCCACGGCCGACATCACACTCATCGCCGGCTTCTCGGATTATCCCGCCGCCATCGTGCATCCGTCCTTCGACGGCAACGACCCGCTCGCCAATCCCATCGGCACCGGCCCCTACCTGCCGGGCGAATACACGGTGGGCATCTCCGCCGAGCTCATCCGCAACGACGCCCACGACTGGTGGGGCGAAGGCGCCGCGCTGGAGCGCATCGTCTACGTCGATTTCGGCGATGACCAGGCCGCGATCTTCGCCGCCGTGGAGGCCGAGGAAGTGGACATGATCTACGAGAGCCTGGGCGACTTCATCCCGCTCTTTGACTCCATCGACTGGACGCGCTCGGAAGCCACGACGGCCAACACCGTCTGCATCCGCTGCAACCAGAAGGCCGAGGTGGGCGGCATGGTGCCCTATGCCGATGCGCGCGTGCGCCGGGCCATGGCGCTCGCCATCGACAACGCCACCTGCCTGACGCTGGGCTTCGCCGACAACGGCACCGTGGCCGAGAACCACCATGTCTCGCCGATCCACCCTGAATACGCGGAGCTTCCGCCGATCGAAACGGACCCGGCCGCGGCGCTCGCGCTCATGGAAGAGGCCGGCATGGCCGATTTCGAGCACGAGCTCATCTCCATCGACGACGATTGGCGCCGGGCGACCTGTGACGCCGCCGCCGCCATGCTCCGCGATGCCGGCATCAACGTGCGGCGCACGGTGCTCCCCGGCGCGACCTTCTGGAACGACTGGGCGCAATACCCCTTCTCGGCCACTGACTGGGCCCAGCGGCCACTCGGGGTCCAGGTCCTCGCGCTGGCCTACCGCTCCGGCGAGGCGTGGAACGAGAGCGCCTTCGAGAACGCGGAGTTCGACGCGCTTCTGGCGGAGGCCACGGCCATCGCCGACGCCGATCAGCGCCGCGAGGTCATGGCCCGCATCCAGACCATCATGCAGGAGGAAGGGGTCGTCGTGCAGCCCTACTGGCGCTCGATCTTCCGGCACTACCGCCCGGATGTGGTGGGGGCCGAGATGCACCCGACCTTCGAGATCCACGTGACGAAACTGGGCTTCGCCGCGTAAACCTGCGCGCGCTGGTTGCTTTGGATGCCTCCGGCGGAGGTACAAAGCACAAAGAAGCCGTGGACCGCGCCTTGCCGCCGCGAGGCGCGTGAGACGCGGCGGAGCGCCATTAGGGACGGCGGGCGGGGCGCCTTTGCCGCGAGGCAAACAGCGCCCGACCCGCCGTAACGCTTGCCTGGAGCGCGGAGCCGCGCGACAGGTGGAGCATGAAAGCAGACGTCATCATCGTCGGCGCGGGTCTCGCGGGCCTCGCCGCCGCCGCGGAACTCGGGGACCGCGGCAAGCGCGTCATTATCGTCGATCAAGAGGGCCCGCAGAACCTCGGCGGGCAGGCCTTCTGGTCCCTCGGCGGCCTTTTCATGGTGAACACCCCCGAGCAGCGCCGCATGGGCATCCGCGACAGCCGCGCGCTCGCCAGCGCAGACTGGCAGGGGGCGGCGGGCTTCGACCGCGCGGAGGATCACTGGCCGCGGCGCTGGGCCGAGCACTACCTCGATTTTGCCGCGGGCGAGATGCGGAGCTGGCTCCACGCCATGGGCCACCGCTGGTTCCCTGTCGTGGGTTGGGCCGAGCGCGGCGGCGGGTTCGCCACCGGCCACGGCAATTCGGTGCCACGGTTTCACATCACCTGGGGCACCGGGCCCGGCGTCCTCGCACCTTTCATCGCCCGTTGCGCCGAGCACGAGAAGGCGGGCCGTCTCACCTACGCCTTCCGTCACCAGGTCGACCGGATCGAGATGCAGGACGGCCGGGCCACCGGCATCTCGGGCACCGTCCTCGCCGAGGATGACGCGCCCCGCGGCGCCAAGACCACGCGCGACGCGGCGGGCGAATTCCGCGCGGAGGCGGAGGCGGTCATCGTCACCTCCGGCGGGATCGGCGGCAACTTCGAGATGGTCAAGAAGAACTGGCCCACCGGGCGTCTCGGCCCCGTCCCCGACGACATGGTCGCCGGCGTCCCGGCCCATGTCGACGGGCGCATGCTCTCGATTTCCGAGGCCGCCGGCGGACGCGTGATCAACAACGACCGCATGTGGCACTACACCGAAGGCGTGAAGAACTGGGATCCGATCTGGCCCTCCCACGGCATCCGCATCCTGCCCGGCCCTTCGTCCATGTGGTTCGACGCCCATGGCAACCGCCTCGCACCCCCCGCCCTGCCGGGCTTCGACAGCCTCGGCACCCTGAAGAGCATCCTCGCCACCGGCGAAAGCTACAGCTGGTTCATCCTCACCCAGCAGATCATCAAGAAGGAATTCGCGCTTTCAGGCTCCGAGCAGAACCCGGACTTCACCTCCGGCAGCTGGCTCGAGGTCATCAAGGAGCGCATCCTGTCCGGCAAGCGCGCCACCGGGCCCGTGGAGGCCTTCAAGGAGCGGGGCGAGGATTTCGTGGTGGCACAGAACCTGCCGCAGCTTGTGCAAGGCATGAACCAGGTGGCCGGGGGACAGCGCATCGACGAGGCCCGACTGCGCGCGCAGATCGAGGCCCGCGATGCTCAGATCGACAATCCCTTTTCCAAGGACGCGCAGATCATGGCGATCCACGCCGCCCGCAACTATCGGGGCGACCGCCTCATCCGCACAGCCAAGCCGCACAAGTTCCTCGATCCCGCCAACGCGCCGCTCATTGCCGTGCGCCTCCATATCCTCACGCGCAAGACCCTCGGTGGCCTCGAGACCAACCTTGACGGTCAGATGCTTGCCACCGATGGCAGCCCCATCGAGGGGCTCTTCGCCGCGGGCGAGGTCGCGGGCTTCGGAGGCGGCGGGTATCACGGCTACAACGCGCTCGAAGGCACCTTCCTCGGCGGCTGCATCTTCTCGGGGCGCAACGCCGGGCGTGCCGCCTGAGCCGCGGCTACTCGAACTGCTCGCGGATGAGCCGTTCTTCCAGCCCGTGTCCCGGATCGAAGAGGATGCGGTGCTCCACCGCGCCCCAGCTTTCGATCTCGACCTGCACCACGTCGCGGACGTTGCGCCCGTCGGCATCGGCCATGACGGGCCGCTTCTCCCCGCCGATGACCTCGAAACGCACCTTCGCGCGCTTGGGCAGGAGCGCCCCGCGCCAGCGCCGGGGCCGGTAGGCCGCCACGGGCGTGAGCGTCAGGACCTCCGAGCCGATGGGCACGATGGGCCCATGGGCGCTGTAATTGTAGGCCGTGGAGCCCGCGGGCGTGGCCACGAGCGCGCCGTCGCAGGCGAGCTCGGCCATGCGGAGCTTGTCATCGACATAGATCCGCAGCTTGGCCGCTTGCGGGCCCTGCCGGAGAAGCGAGACCTCGTTGATCGCCAGCCGCTCTGTCACCGAGCCGTCCACGCAGGTCGCGCGCATGCGCAGCGGGTTGATCACGGCTTCCTCCGCGGCCGCCAGCCGGAAGAGGAGATCCTCCTCCCGGTATTCGTTCATCAGGAAGCCCACCGTGCCGCGGTTCATCCCGTAGACGGGCACGGGCGAGCCCTCCGTGGCGTGTAGCGTCTGAAGCATGAAGCCATCGCCCCCCAGCGCCACGATCACCTCCGCCTCGGAGGGCTCCACATGCCCGTGCCGCTCGGTCAGCACATCGCGCGCCTCTTGCGCGAGCGCCACGTCGCTGGCCACAAAGGCGATCTTCTGCTTTTGGGCCACCTGCTGCCTCCCGCGGTCCAGTGGGCGTGTTTCCCAAAGACTGCGCCGGTGACGATCCGAAAGGCAAGTCACCAATCGGCTCCTCACGGGGCGCCGGAACGTTGCAAATGGCCGCGATTGAGGTATTCCCTCCTGACCCCGCGCGCTAGAGAGACGCGACCTCATCTGGAGAGAGCACTATGAACGCCCCGCACCGTGAAGCCGCCTTCTTTTCCAAATCCCTCGCGGACACCGACGCCGAGCTTTTCGGCGCCATCGAACAGGAGCTGGGCCGCCAGCGCGACGAGATCGAGCTGATCGCCTCCGAGAACATCGTCTCGAAGGCCGTGCTCGAGGCGCAAGGCTCGGTCATGACGAACAAGTATGCCGAGGGCTACCCGGGCCGCCGCTACTATGGCGGGTGCCAATACGTGGACGTGGCCGAAAACCTCGCCATCGAACGGGCCTGCAAGCTCTTCGGCGTGGACTTCGCGAATGTGCAGCCGAACTCCGGCTCCCAGGCCAACCAGGGCGTGTTCCAGGCGCTGCTTCAGCCCGGTGACACGATCCTCGGCATGTCGCTCGATGCAGGTGGCCACCTCACCCATGGTGCGAAGCCCAACCAGTCCGGCAAATGGTTCAACGCGGTCCAGTACGGCGTAAGCCGGGAGACAAACCTCATCGATTACGACGAGCTCGCGCGCCTCGCCCTCGAGCACAAGCCGCAGATGATCATCGCCGGCGGCTCCGCCATTCCGCGGCACCTCGATTTCGCCAAGTTCCGGGAGATCGCCGATAGCGTGGGCGCCTACCTCCTCGCCGACGTGGCGCATTTCGCGGGCCTGATCGCCGCGGGCGTCTATCCCAATCCGTTCCCCCATGTGGATGTGGCCACGACCACGACCCACAAGACCCTCCGCGGCCCGCGCGGCGGCATGATCCTGACGAACGACGAGGCCATGGCCAAGAAGTTCAACTCCGCCATCTTCCCCGGCATCCAGGGCGGTCCGCTCATGCACGTGATCGCGGCCAAGGCCGTGGCCTTCGGCGAGGCGCTGCGCCCCGAGTTCAAGACCTACCAGGAGCAGGTCATCAAGAACGCCCAGGCGCTCGCCGATCAGCTCGCCAAGGGCGGCCTCGCCACCGTGACGAACGGGACCGACACGCACGTGATGCTGGTGGATCTGCGCCCCAAGGGCGTGAAAGGCAACGCCACCGAGCGCTCGCTCGGCCGCGCACACATCACCTGCAACAAGAACGGCGTGCCCTTCGACCCGGAAAAGCCCATGGTCACCTCGGGCATCCGCCTGGGCTCCCCCGCGGGGACGACCCGGGGCTTCGGCGAAGGCGAATTCCGCCAGATCGGCGACTGGATCAACGAGGTCGTCGATGGCCTCGCGGACCATGGCGAAGAGGGCAACAGCGCCGTGGAAGCGAAGGTCCGCGCCGAAGTCGCCGAGCTCTGCGCCCGCTTCCCGCTCTACTGATGCCGCGGGTGGGGTGGGGCCCCACCCGTCGCCCACCCTGATGAAGTCACCCTGCACCTCGTTGGCGGATCCTCTTCGGTGCGGGGACGGCAACGCGCGCAGCGCGCCGCTCACCGGGCGCTGAAAAGAGCCCAAAGCGCGGCGATCACCCCGACCCCGATCACCACGTTCACGATGACAGAGGTGGCCAGATCGAGCGCAAAGCCCCGCCGCCGCGCCAGCGTGTCGAGCCCCTCGAGATGCATCTGAAGCGCCGTCTCGGCCCGCTCGAAGGCAGCTGCGTCGATCTCGGCCCCGGCCTCCCGCTGTGCCAGCTCCGCCTCCACACGCACGAGATCCTCCGCCTGCCGCAGCTCGTAGCGCGGTAGCGTCCTCCGGATCTTGCGCACCTGCCGCCGCAGATCCCCGCCCACGCCATAGCTCGTGGCGATATCGGCGCGCAACGCGGCGAGACGGTCGGCGGCATCCTGAGGGTCCATGGACCAAAGCCTAGCGCGCCCGCTCTGGCCATGCCAACGCCTTCCGGGCTAGGCAGGGCCATGTTGAATTCAATCACTTACGGCACCGGCAGCCGCCCGCTCGTCATCGCCCACGGGCTCTTCGGCTCGGCGCGCAACTGGGGCGTCATCGCCAAGCGCATGGCCGCCACGCGCCGGGTGATCTGCGTGGACATGCGAAACCACGCCGGCAGCTTCTGGTCCGAGGACATGAGCTACGCGGCCATGGCCGCTGACCTCGCCGAGGTCATGGCGCCGCTGGGAGAGGTGGATCTCCTCGGCCATTCCATGGGCGGGAAGGCCGCCATGATGGCAGCGCTCGCGGGCGCGCCCCTCCGCCGCCTCGTCGTGGCCGACATTGCGCCCGTCACCTACACCCACACCCAGACGCCCTATATCGACGCCATGGAGCGGCTCGATCTCGCGCAGGTCTCCACCCGCGCGGAGGCCGACGCCGCGCTGGCCGCCGATGTCCCCGAGGCTTCGATCCGCGCCTTCCTCCTCCAATCGCTCGACGTCAAGGCCCGCGCGTGGAAGCTCAACCTCCCCGCCCTCCGCGCCCGCATGGACGAGATCATCGGCTTCCCCGAGATCGCCGCCCGCTGGGACGGGCCCACCCTCTTCCTCTCCGGCGCGCTCTCCGACTACGTCACGCGCGAGGCGCGCCCCGCCATCAAGGCGCGTTTCCCCAGCGCGCGCTTTGCCAAGATTCCCGGCGCGGGGCACTGGCTCCATGCCGAGAAGCCGCGGGAATTCGAAGCCGCCGTCACCACCTTTCTGGAGAGCCCATGAAATCGTCAGGAATTCTTAACGCCCGCCTCGCGGGCCTCATCGCGGGGCTCGGGCACACTGACACGCTCGTCATCGCCGATGCAGGGCTGCCGGTCCCCCGCGGGGTCGAGCTGGTGGACCTTGCGGTCGTGGCGGGCCTGCCGCCCTTCTGGCCCGTGCTCGACGCGGTGCGCGCGGAGATGGTCGTGGAGGAGGCCTTCGTGGCCGAGGAAGCCACGGCGATCATGGCGGATTTCGAGCGCCGCTTGCCCGTAAAAACCGTTTCACATGAAGAGCTTAAGAGGATGTCGGCGGGGGCGCGGTTCGTCGTGCGCACGGGTGAGGCCACGCCCTATGCCAATATCGTCCTGCAGGCGGGCGTGGCGTTTTAAGGCTTCCTTAAGGGCGGGCGGGCATGGTTAACGCATGCTTGACCTCGCCCCTGCCCGCCTCACGCACCGCTGCGCCCTCCTCCACGAGGACCGGGCGAGCACCGCCGTCACCGATCACATCGCCCTCGTCCGCAGCGCCTTCGCCGCCGAAAGCGCGCGGGGGGCGCTGGAGACGCACGCCGCCTGCATCCTCCCCAACGGCCTCTATTTTGTGCTGGGCACCCTTGAGGACGACGATATCTGCCTCCGCCTCACCCGCCTCTCGGCCTCGCTCCGCGCCCATAGCGGGGGCGCGATCCGCCTCGTGGCCCCGGCCCATGCCCGCATCCCCGAGGGCAGCCTTGCCGCGGCCTGTCGCGCCTGCGAGGCGATGCCGGTGACATGGTCGCTCTGCGACCGCCCGGAGAACTGGCCCTACAGCTCCCTCCACCGCAGGGCCATTCAGGCGGCGTAAACCACCACCGAACGCGCCACAGGTTAACGCGCGTTAAGGGGCCCACCGCGCGGTCAAAACACCGGGTTTGCACCGTTTTGTACAAAATCTCAGGGGCGGAGACGCATTTTGTACACCGGGATGAGACGGGATTTCGACCATGCAAACGACGCCCGACCGCGGCCACATGATCACGCGGTCCACCACCCAGGCGCGCAAGATGCTGCCCGCCCTCCTCGACTGGGTGCAGCGCCCGAACGGGCTCGTCCTGCTCACGCGCCACGGCCGCCGCGTGGGCGCGCTCGTCTCGATCTACGACCTGCAGCGCATCTGGTCGGAGGAGGAGATGGAACGCACGATGGAGCAGATCCGCGCCGGCGACCCGCGCGGGCTCCCGGGCACGTTCTTCCACCTCCACCTCCGCGGCTCGAGCCGCGAAAGCGCCGAAGAACTCCGCCGCATCCAACTCACCCGCGCCGAGGAGCGCAGCATCCTCGCGAACCACGGGATGGAGCCGGTGCCGGGCGGGGAAGTGGCGGTGGAGGTGGAAGAGAAGCTGAGGAGGAGGTGGTGGTGGTGGTTTCAGTCCAAATAGACGACCCGTGAAGCAGAGCCGCCGCACCTAAATAATGCGATTGCCCACCGTCAAACAATCCTCTTGACCTCGTCCGTTCGCGCTGAAACCCTATTCCGGCGGGTCTGAGGGACGATATGTTCAATTTTGAAGAGTACGAAACAAAGCG from Pseudomonadota bacterium includes:
- the glyA gene encoding serine hydroxymethyltransferase, whose amino-acid sequence is MNAPHREAAFFSKSLADTDAELFGAIEQELGRQRDEIELIASENIVSKAVLEAQGSVMTNKYAEGYPGRRYYGGCQYVDVAENLAIERACKLFGVDFANVQPNSGSQANQGVFQALLQPGDTILGMSLDAGGHLTHGAKPNQSGKWFNAVQYGVSRETNLIDYDELARLALEHKPQMIIAGGSAIPRHLDFAKFREIADSVGAYLLADVAHFAGLIAAGVYPNPFPHVDVATTTTHKTLRGPRGGMILTNDEAMAKKFNSAIFPGIQGGPLMHVIAAKAVAFGEALRPEFKTYQEQVIKNAQALADQLAKGGLATVTNGTDTHVMLVDLRPKGVKGNATERSLGRAHITCNKNGVPFDPEKPMVTSGIRLGSPAGTTRGFGEGEFRQIGDWINEVVDGLADHGEEGNSAVEAKVRAEVAELCARFPLY
- a CDS encoding FAD-binding dehydrogenase, with the translated sequence MKADVIIVGAGLAGLAAAAELGDRGKRVIIVDQEGPQNLGGQAFWSLGGLFMVNTPEQRRMGIRDSRALASADWQGAAGFDRAEDHWPRRWAEHYLDFAAGEMRSWLHAMGHRWFPVVGWAERGGGFATGHGNSVPRFHITWGTGPGVLAPFIARCAEHEKAGRLTYAFRHQVDRIEMQDGRATGISGTVLAEDDAPRGAKTTRDAAGEFRAEAEAVIVTSGGIGGNFEMVKKNWPTGRLGPVPDDMVAGVPAHVDGRMLSISEAAGGRVINNDRMWHYTEGVKNWDPIWPSHGIRILPGPSSMWFDAHGNRLAPPALPGFDSLGTLKSILATGESYSWFILTQQIIKKEFALSGSEQNPDFTSGSWLEVIKERILSGKRATGPVEAFKERGEDFVVAQNLPQLVQGMNQVAGGQRIDEARLRAQIEARDAQIDNPFSKDAQIMAIHAARNYRGDRLIRTAKPHKFLDPANAPLIAVRLHILTRKTLGGLETNLDGQMLATDGSPIEGLFAAGEVAGFGGGGYHGYNALEGTFLGGCIFSGRNAGRAA
- a CDS encoding NAD kinase; its protein translation is MAQKQKIAFVASDVALAQEARDVLTERHGHVEPSEAEVIVALGGDGFMLQTLHATEGSPVPVYGMNRGTVGFLMNEYREEDLLFRLAAAEEAVINPLRMRATCVDGSVTERLAINEVSLLRQGPQAAKLRIYVDDKLRMAELACDGALVATPAGSTAYNYSAHGPIVPIGSEVLTLTPVAAYRPRRWRGALLPKRAKVRFEVIGGEKRPVMADADGRNVRDVVQVEIESWGAVEHRILFDPGHGLEERLIREQFE
- a CDS encoding ABC transporter substrate-binding protein — protein: MKTPYFHPAARAYAAEVEAGTLSRREFLTRATALGLSSAAAYALIGATPANSAGHARDGGTLRIESTVRALKDPRTYDWPQMSNYTRGWLEYLVEYQSDGSFVPMLLEGWEVNDDATEYRLMVRPGVTWNNGEAFTAQDVAFNIARWCERAVEGNSMAARMASLIDPETDVAREGAIEVADDMTVVLRPATADITLIAGFSDYPAAIVHPSFDGNDPLANPIGTGPYLPGEYTVGISAELIRNDAHDWWGEGAALERIVYVDFGDDQAAIFAAVEAEEVDMIYESLGDFIPLFDSIDWTRSEATTANTVCIRCNQKAEVGGMVPYADARVRRAMALAIDNATCLTLGFADNGTVAENHHVSPIHPEYAELPPIETDPAAALALMEEAGMADFEHELISIDDDWRRATCDAAAAMLRDAGINVRRTVLPGATFWNDWAQYPFSATDWAQRPLGVQVLALAYRSGEAWNESAFENAEFDALLAEATAIADADQRREVMARIQTIMQEEGVVVQPYWRSIFRHYRPDVVGAEMHPTFEIHVTKLGFAA
- a CDS encoding alpha/beta fold hydrolase, with protein sequence MLNSITYGTGSRPLVIAHGLFGSARNWGVIAKRMAATRRVICVDMRNHAGSFWSEDMSYAAMAADLAEVMAPLGEVDLLGHSMGGKAAMMAALAGAPLRRLVVADIAPVTYTHTQTPYIDAMERLDLAQVSTRAEADAALAADVPEASIRAFLLQSLDVKARAWKLNLPALRARMDEIIGFPEIAARWDGPTLFLSGALSDYVTREARPAIKARFPSARFAKIPGAGHWLHAEKPREFEAAVTTFLESP
- the rbsD gene encoding D-ribose pyranase, coding for MKSSGILNARLAGLIAGLGHTDTLVIADAGLPVPRGVELVDLAVVAGLPPFWPVLDAVRAEMVVEEAFVAEEATAIMADFERRLPVKTVSHEELKRMSAGARFVVRTGEATPYANIVLQAGVAF
- a CDS encoding propionyl-CoA synthetase, with translation MGYTDIYAGWQADPERFWMEAAEAIDWDRAPTRALDASRAPLYEWFPDARVNTCWNAVDRHVAAGRGGHIAIIHDSPITGTSARITYAELRDRVAALAGALTARGINVGDRVIIYMPMVPEALVAMLACARIGAIHSVVFGGFASNELAVRIDDATPKAIIAASCGCEPGRIVTYKPLLDEAIDMAGHKPDFQMILQRKEGPCDLGPTDVDWHAAQEGVAPAACVPVPGTHPAYILYTSGTTGQPKGVVRPTAGHLVALNWTMKNVYDINPPTAEGTEVFWAASDVGWVVGHSYICYAPLIHGNTTIVFEGKPVGTPDAGTFWRVIEDHKVKALFTAPTAFRAIKRDDPKGTLIGDYDLSSLECLYLAGERADPDTIIWAQEKLGVPVIDHWWQTETGYAIAANPMGIEKLPVKLGSPSVPMPGYDVQILSDEGHPLAPDELGAIAVKLPLPPGTLPTLWNAEERFTKSYLDAFPGYYETGDAGMIDEDGYLYIMARTDDVINVAGHRLSTGAMEEVLAGHPDVAECAVIGVTDALKGQLPLGFLCLNSGTERPEPEIVAEVIAKVRDEIGPVATFKLAAVVPRLPKTRSGKILRGTMVKIADNEAYKMPATIDDPAILDEIRTALQGLGYAAA